Proteins from one Paenibacillus amylolyticus genomic window:
- the rsgA gene encoding ribosome small subunit-dependent GTPase A: MPEGIIVKALSGYYYVMPVEDNGVPSVEGSAVQCRARGIFRKRGTSPLVGDRVSYTLTENGEGTVDEVRKRETELIRPPVANVSLAVLLFSVKEPDMNLNLLDKFLVHIEQAGLDALIVLTKQDLADPAKDTVAEVKALYKQVGYEVISTSSRTGEGSELLRDRLAGKISVFSGQSGVGKSSMLNALMPGLTLETSAISMRLGRGKHTTRHVELIPLDNGGFVADTPGFSQLDFLEIGVEELSTCFREFAQFADQCKFRGCTHTHEPGCRVLAAKEEGLISESRYQHYVLFLTEMKDKKRRY; encoded by the coding sequence ATGCCAGAAGGTATCATCGTTAAAGCGCTAAGCGGTTACTATTATGTCATGCCAGTGGAAGACAACGGGGTTCCTTCGGTTGAAGGTTCCGCCGTTCAATGTCGAGCCAGAGGCATCTTCAGAAAACGGGGAACTTCACCGCTTGTAGGTGACCGCGTCAGCTACACGTTGACGGAGAACGGAGAAGGAACAGTCGATGAAGTCCGCAAGCGTGAGACGGAACTCATCCGTCCTCCGGTGGCTAACGTAAGTTTGGCTGTCCTGTTATTCTCGGTGAAAGAACCGGACATGAACCTGAATCTGTTGGACAAGTTCCTGGTTCACATCGAGCAGGCTGGTCTGGATGCTCTAATTGTGCTGACCAAACAGGATTTGGCTGATCCGGCCAAAGATACGGTTGCCGAAGTAAAAGCATTGTATAAACAGGTGGGTTATGAAGTGATCTCCACAAGTTCACGCACCGGTGAAGGCAGTGAACTGCTCAGAGATCGCCTTGCGGGCAAGATTAGCGTATTCTCTGGTCAATCCGGTGTAGGCAAGTCGTCCATGCTGAATGCATTGATGCCTGGTCTCACGCTGGAAACGAGTGCGATCAGCATGCGTCTTGGACGAGGGAAACACACCACCAGGCACGTAGAACTTATCCCGTTGGATAATGGCGGGTTTGTTGCGGATACGCCGGGATTCAGCCAATTGGACTTTCTGGAGATTGGCGTGGAGGAGCTCTCTACATGTTTCCGGGAATTCGCCCAGTTTGCAGATCAGTGCAAGTTCCGAGGTTGTACCCATACCCATGAACCAGGTTGCCGTGTGCTTGCGGCCAAGGAGGAAGGTCTCATCTCCGAAAGCCGATATCAGCACTATGTGCTATTCCTGACCGAAATGAAAGATAAGAAGCGGAGGTATTAA
- the rpe gene encoding ribulose-phosphate 3-epimerase, producing the protein MIKIAPSILSADFARLGAEVAEAQAAGGDWIHVDVMDGHFVPNITLGPAIVKAIAPHTSLPLDVHLMIENPERYVEEFAKAGAAVITVHAEACVHLHRVIHLIKEQGVKAGVALNPGTPASAILEVLDDVDMVLVMTVNPGFGGQAFISGTMNKIKQIRTWLNEKGRHDVHIEVDGGIAADTAPLVVEAGADVLVAGSAVFGREDRAAAINEIRSSYGG; encoded by the coding sequence ATGATTAAAATTGCCCCATCGATATTATCAGCTGATTTTGCCCGACTTGGTGCGGAAGTTGCAGAAGCACAAGCTGCAGGAGGAGACTGGATTCATGTTGACGTTATGGACGGGCATTTCGTCCCTAATATTACGCTAGGACCTGCCATTGTGAAGGCAATCGCTCCACATACCAGCTTGCCGCTTGATGTGCACTTGATGATTGAGAATCCGGAGCGTTATGTTGAGGAATTTGCCAAAGCGGGTGCAGCGGTAATTACTGTTCATGCTGAAGCTTGTGTGCATCTGCACCGGGTTATTCATCTGATCAAGGAACAGGGAGTGAAGGCGGGAGTTGCCCTTAATCCGGGAACGCCAGCATCTGCCATTCTCGAAGTTCTGGATGATGTGGACATGGTTCTTGTGATGACGGTGAATCCTGGTTTTGGCGGACAGGCTTTCATCTCGGGCACCATGAACAAAATCAAGCAGATTCGTACCTGGTTGAACGAAAAGGGACGCCATGATGTACATATTGAAGTAGATGGCGGAATTGCAGCCGATACAGCCCCGCTTGTGGTGGAAGCTGGAGCGGATGTGCTCGTTGCAGGAAGTGCGGTATTTGGTCGTGAGGATCGTGCTGCCGCAATTAATGAAATTCGCAGTAGCTACGGAGGCTGA
- the spoVM gene encoding stage V sporulation protein SpoVM yields the protein MKFYTFKLPKFLGGFVKAILNTFQKN from the coding sequence ATGAAATTTTACACATTCAAACTGCCGAAGTTTTTGGGAGGGTTTGTAAAGGCGATTCTTAATACGTTTCAAAAGAACTGA
- the rpmB gene encoding 50S ribosomal protein L28 produces MSRKCYVTGKKPGTGNHVSHANNRNRRTWGVNVQKVRILVDGKPKRVYVSTRALKAGKVTRV; encoded by the coding sequence ATGTCTCGCAAATGTTATGTGACAGGTAAGAAACCGGGCACCGGTAACCACGTATCCCACGCTAACAACCGTAACCGTCGTACTTGGGGCGTAAACGTTCAGAAGGTCCGCATTCTCGTTGACGGCAAACCAAAACGTGTATACGTAAGCACCCGTGCACTGAAAGCCGGTAAAGTGACTCGCGTATAA